Proteins co-encoded in one Armatimonadota bacterium genomic window:
- a CDS encoding ABC transporter substrate-binding protein: MGTGGTTWGRRLTIGIVLLLLLASVGGATAGPSIVRDGVLRVVDEAPGSPFGIPWEIVGVSICAAVPALEPLLWMDRAGRVMPKLAERWEISQDRRIITLHLRRGVKFHDGTDLTAQAVQFNLQKQMERGLIPYFEAVEAVDRNTVRIRLKGWDNRVLVTLAGTPATVISPAALERLGVERARWHPVGTGPFQLERYERDAYVRYRRFGQYWDRGKPYLDGVEIRFIRDPQTLKAALLAGQIDVAGLQDLALIAELRGAGFELMAADNAILTLIPDSANADSPFADRRVREALSYAIDREAIVRGLGFGLLQPTNQLAFPEQSAYLRDYRGPTYNPARARELLAQAGYPNGFSTRLIPAPFIPRDHVVAIQRYLREVGIHAELEFPEAPRYREYSTRGWRGILVHFLGFFANYNSFVGFYFVNPPEVWASMARPAALNQVFAESVSTLRPEGYKTQQLHRILLQESLHVTVWRSPRAYAKRPQVQGTNHMKWVTWPWWTPGEAWIRR, from the coding sequence GGCCCTCCATCGTTCGGGACGGGGTCCTGCGGGTGGTGGATGAAGCGCCTGGAAGTCCCTTCGGCATCCCGTGGGAGATCGTGGGCGTCTCCATCTGTGCGGCCGTGCCGGCCCTGGAGCCTTTGTTGTGGATGGACCGGGCGGGTCGGGTGATGCCGAAGCTGGCGGAGCGATGGGAGATCAGCCAGGACCGGCGGATCATCACCTTACACCTGCGGCGGGGGGTGAAGTTCCACGACGGGACCGACCTCACCGCGCAGGCGGTGCAGTTCAACCTGCAGAAGCAGATGGAACGGGGCCTCATTCCCTACTTCGAGGCGGTAGAGGCGGTGGACCGGAACACGGTGCGGATCCGCCTCAAGGGGTGGGACAACCGGGTGCTGGTGACCCTGGCGGGAACCCCGGCCACGGTCATCTCACCCGCGGCCCTGGAGCGGTTGGGGGTGGAGCGGGCCCGGTGGCATCCCGTGGGGACAGGCCCGTTCCAGCTGGAGCGATACGAGCGGGACGCGTACGTGCGGTATCGGCGGTTCGGTCAGTACTGGGACCGGGGGAAGCCGTATCTGGACGGCGTGGAGATCCGGTTCATCCGGGATCCCCAGACCCTGAAGGCGGCCCTGCTGGCGGGGCAGATCGACGTGGCCGGGCTGCAGGACCTGGCGCTGATCGCGGAGCTGCGGGGAGCAGGGTTTGAACTCATGGCGGCGGACAATGCGATCCTGACCCTGATTCCGGACAGCGCGAACGCGGATTCGCCGTTTGCCGACCGCCGGGTCCGGGAGGCCTTAAGCTACGCCATCGACCGGGAGGCCATCGTTCGGGGGTTGGGATTTGGGCTCCTGCAGCCCACCAACCAGCTGGCGTTCCCGGAGCAGTCCGCGTACCTGCGGGACTATCGGGGTCCCACGTACAACCCGGCTCGGGCCCGGGAGCTCCTGGCGCAGGCGGGATACCCGAACGGGTTCAGCACCCGCCTCATCCCCGCGCCCTTCATCCCCCGGGACCATGTGGTGGCCATCCAGCGGTACCTGCGGGAGGTCGGGATCCACGCGGAGCTGGAGTTCCCCGAAGCCCCCCGATACCGGGAGTACTCCACCCGGGGCTGGCGGGGGATCCTGGTCCACTTCCTTGGGTTCTTCGCGAACTACAACAGCTTCGTGGGCTTCTACTTCGTGAACCCGCCGGAGGTGTGGGCGAGCATGGCGCGGCCCGCGGCCCTGAATCAGGTGTTTGCGGAATCCGTCTCCACCCTGCGGCCGGAAGGGTACAAGACGCAGCAGCTGCATCGGATCCTGTTGCAGGAGTCCTTGCACGTGACGGTGTGGCGCTCGCCGCGGGCGTACGCGAAACGTCCTCAGGTCCAGGGAACCAACCACATGAAGTGGGTCACTTGGCCGTGGTGGACCCCCGGGGAGGCCTGGATCCGACGGTAG